AACGCCACCGAGTCGTACCCCGAGGCGAAGAACTTCAGCGAGACCCTCGTCGACAAGACCAAGCCCGGCTGGAACTGGCTCAACCAGAGTTACTACATCGACCAGCGCCGGGACATCAACAGCGGCGACCTCGCCCGCCGCTTCCAGCAGCTGCGCGACGAGACCGACCCCAACCTCTCCGCGCTCTACATCGACGTCTACTACACACACGGCTGGATCGCCGACAAGACGGTCCAGGCCGTCCAGGCGCAGGGCTGGAACGTCGCCACCGAGTGGTCCGAGAAGTTCGAGCGGGCCTCCCTCTGGTCCCACTGGGCCAACGACCTCGACTACGGCGGCGCCACCAACAAGGGCCTCAACTCCCAGATCGTCCGCTTCATCCGCAACGGCGAGAAGGACGTCTGGAACAACCACCCGGTCCTCGGCCAGACCGCGCTCGTCGACTTCGAGGGCTGGACCGGCGAGACCGACTGGAACGACTTCACCGCCAACATCTGGCAGCGGAACCTGCCCGCCAAGTACCTCCAGCAGCAGCGCATCACCCGCTGGAACGGCAACGACATCACCTTCACCGGCGGCGTCCGCGGCACCGTCGAGAACGGCCGCCGCACCTTCCACGAGAACGGCCGCAAGGTCCTCGACGGCGAGACCTACCTGCTCCCCTGGGACGACGGCAAGAAGCTCTACCACTACAACAAGACCGGCGGGACGACCAGCTGGGCCGTCCCCGCGGGCGTCGGCTCGTACTCCGTCCACAAGCTCACCGACAACGGCCGGGTGAAGACCGCCACCGTGCGGCCCGTCGACGGGCGGATCACCCTCGACGCCGTCGCCGGACAGCCCTACGTCCTCTACCCGGACCGCGCCCCCGCCCAGCCCGCCCCGCGATGGGGCCAGGGCACCCCCGTGAAGGACCCCGGCTTCAACGACGCGAAGCTCGGCGCCTGGACCACGGCGGGGACCGTCGCCCGTGACACCGACGCGCAGGGCCGCAACAGCGCGAAGCTCAGCGGCTCGGCCACCGCGTCCGTACGCCAGCAGATCACCGGCCTCACCCCCGGCGCGCGGTACACCGCCTCCGCCCTGATCGAGGTCGAGCCGGGCAGGACCCGCCCCACCACCCTCTCCGTCGCCGGGCGGACCGTCACCGTCGAGCGCTCCGCCCTCGACGACCGGGTCGCCGCCTCCGACTGGAACGGCACCCGCTTCCAGCGCGCCAAGGTCACCTTCACCGCCCCCGCCAACGGAACCACCCCGCTGCGGATCGAGGCCGCGAGCGGCAGCACGGCGACCGTCCGGATCGACGACGTACGGATCGTGGCCAACGCCCCGGCGACGAAGGCCGGAGCCGTCGCGTACGAGGACTTCGAGGCCGTCGACCAGGGCTGGGGCCCCTTCCTCAAGGGCGACTCCGGCGGGACGACCGACCCGCGCACCCACATCGCCCAGCTGCACGCCCCGTACACCCAGGCAGGCTGGAACGGAAAGCCGATCGACGACGTCATCGGCGGCGCCGAGTCCCTCAAGTCGCACGACGAGAACAGCGGCCTGGTCTACCGGACCGCGCCCTGGACCGTCCCGATGAAGGACGGGAACAGCTACCGCGTCGAGTACGACTACCAGTCGAGCCACGCCGGCGCGTACGAGTGGGTCACCGGCTACGACCGGACGACCGGCAACGGGCCGGCCGTCGAGACCCGCCGCATCCCGGTCGGGCAGCAGAGGACGACCGGGCACTTCTCCGAGACCGTGACGGCCGGCTGCGGCGACACCTGGACCGGGCTCCGCAAGCGCGGCGACGCCCCCGACGGCGCCGACTTCGTCCTCGACTCCTTCACCGTCACCGACCTCGGCCCGGCCGCCGAACGCGCCGCCTGCGGCACGCTCGCCGTCACCGCCCCGGAGACCCTGGAGCCCGGCCGGGCCAACGAGATCACGGCCACCTTCGGCAACGACGAGCCGGCCGCCATCACCGGCGCCCAGGCCGTGCTCACCCTCCCCGAGGGCTGGACCGCCGAACCGGCCGCGCCCGTCACCCTCGACACGGTCGCGGCGGGCGGCAGCACCACCGCCACCTGGCGGGTGACCCCGCCCGAGGACGCCGCCTACCGGCCGTACGCGCTGGGCGCCGAGGTCACGTATGCCCTCGGGGGAGGCGCACGGAAGCTCACCGCCGCCACCACCGTCCGCACCCTGCCCCCGCCGCCCACCACCGACAGCTGGGCGAGCGACCTGGACTGGACCTCGGCCACCAACGGCTGGGGACCTGTCGAGCGCGACCTCTCCAACGGCGAGACGGGCACCGGCGACGGCTCCCCGCTGCGGATCGGGGGAGTGACGTACGCCAAGGGGCTCGGCAGCCACGCCCCCGCCAGGGTCCGCTACTACCTGGGCGGCCGGTGCACCTCCCTCACCGCCGAGGTCGGGGTGGACGACGTCCAGACCAGCCGGGGCACCGTCCGGTTCAGCGTGGTCGCGGACGGGACGGAGAAGGTGACGTCCCCGGTCCTCAAGGCCACGGACACCGCCTGGCCGCTCACCGCCGACGTCACCGGCGCCTCCTACGTCGAGCTCGTGGCCGACGACGGCGGCGACGGCAACGGCAACGACCACGCGGACTGGGGGAACGCCCGCTTCCACTGCGGAGGCTGAGCACCCGGCACCGGACGGCAAGCGCTTTCGGCCGGCCGGTGTCGTGCTCATTGATTGCGTCGGAAACCCGGTGTTACACCAGGCGCCGAACGGTCTCACCACGTCCCCCGGGAGGCTCCCGTGTCCGTCCCCGCCTGGTCCCGCCGCACGTTCCTGATCACCGCGTCCGTCACCGCCGCCGCCCTCGGGCTCCCGCTCCCCACCGCCCACGCGGCGGAGCCGGAGGGGGAGTTCGAGGCGCTACGGCTCCGCTGGCTCGACCTCCAGCTCGGCTCCGGCTTCGACGCCGGGGCCGAGCCCTACGCCTCCAAGCTCGCCGAGACGGGCACGCTCGCCCGCGCGTTCCGCACCTCCATGACCCCCGCCCCCACCTCCCTCTGGCCCGGGGTCCCCTTCGACCCGCCGGCCGGCGTCACCCAGAGCTACAGCCGCCTGTGGACCATGACCCAGGCGTACGCGCAGCCCGGCACCGGCCTCACCGGGGACCCGACCCTGCTCGCCGACGTCCTGACCGGCCTCGACCACCTCTCCGCCACGGTCTACCGCGCGGGCGCCCCCCGCTACGGCAACTGGTGGGAGTGGCAGATCGGCAGCCCCCGCCTCCTCATGGACATCGTCGCCGCGCTCCACCCGCACCTCGGCGCCGAGCGGATCGCCGCCGCCTGCGCCGCCGTCGACCACTTCGTCCCCGACTCGGTGCTCACGAACTACAGCGGCACCTCCACCGGCGCCAACCGCGTGGACCTGTGCCGCTCGGTCGCCCTGCGCGGAGTCCTCGGCGCGGCCCCCGCCAAGATCGCCCTCGCCCGCGACGCCCTCTCGCCCGTCTTCCCGTACGTCACCCAGGGCGACGGCCTCTACGCCGACGGCTCCTTCGTCCAGCACACCTGGGTCGCCTACTCCGGTACCTACGGACAGGTCATGCTCGACGGCCTCGGCCGGCTCTTCTCCCTCCTCGCCGGGTCCACCTGGGCCGTCACCGACCCGAACCGGCAGATCGTCCTCGACAGCGTCGAGAAGGCCTACGCGCCCCTGATCTACGACGGCCTGATGATGGACAGCGTCAACGGCCGTGCCATCAGCCGCGGCCTCCTCAGGAACGACGACCGGCAGATCCTGCGCTCCGACCACTTCCACGGCCAGGGCGTCATCGCGGCGATGGCACTGCTCGCCGGCGGGGCCTCGGCCGCCGAGCGCGACCGCTGGCACGCGCGCGTGAAGGGGTGGATCCAGCGCGACACGGTCTCCCCGGTCCTCGCCGCCCGTCAGTTCGGCGTCGCCGACCTCGCCAGGCTGCACGCCGTGGCCGCCGCCCCCGTCCCCGCCGCCCCCGAACCCACCGGTCACCGGCTCTTCACCGCCATGGACCGGGCCGTGCACCGCCGCCCCGGCTGGGCCGCCAACATCGCCATGGCCTCGAACCGGATCTCGTCCTACGAGTGCGGCAACGGCGAGAACCCGCGCGGCTGGCACACCGGCGCCGGGATGCTCTCCTGGTGGACCCCGGAGCACGGCGACCAGTACACCGACTGGTTCTGGCCCACCGTCGACCCGTACCGCCTCCCCGGCACCACCGTCTCCACCAAGCGCCTCGCCGACCGGGCAGGCGGCGAGTGGGGCGCGCCCAGGCCGGCCGTACGGTGGGTCGGCGGCGCCACCGACGGCGAGTACGCGGCGGTCGGCCAGCACCTCAAGGGCCTCGGTTCCACCCTGGAGGCCCGGAAGTCCTGGTTCTGCGCGGCCGACGCGGTCATCTGCCTGGGAGCCGGGATCACCGCCACCGACGGGGTGCCCGTCGAGACCGTCGTCGACAACCGCCTCCTCGGCGAGGGGGGCACCTCCGACACCGAAGGCCGTGGGGGAGCCGCACAGGCGTTCACCACGGGCCGCGGCTGGGCGCACCTGGACGGCCACGGCGGCTGGGTCTTCCCCGACGGGGCCTCGCCGGAGGGGACCTC
Above is a genomic segment from Streptomyces sp. NBC_00094 containing:
- a CDS encoding endo-alpha-N-acetylgalactosaminidase family protein, encoding MPLPKSRRIRAACALAAASSAVFALAGPATAEAGTPQAEDTTAATTATGTTAVIASAQLSVAVAEDFPRALSYTDRAGGARLLGSTAPVTQVVLNGTPYAVQAKGAPVLTATSAAYTLAFPALPGVEIDASLSVDGRTTTFRVTAVRDTDTFRVGTLDIPGHDLVSVGSADGGAATAFTRLDPDSTRTADVFAQVTAATTAEANPVGASYALVNTGQLAAAVESNSSYDKPSGASARDGARFWHQARTRTSETGTETRVGVWSGQWTYRGAGAPQPETGDDLPWAKVVVTPDANDDGATDWQDGALAFRTIGIKAPGSEQTPDRVVAHIPFNFASQATHPFLRTLDDVKRISLATDGLGQFALLKGYGSEGHDSAHPDYGGNYNKRAGGLADLNTLLREGRKWGAGFGVHVNATESYPEAKNFSETLVDKTKPGWNWLNQSYYIDQRRDINSGDLARRFQQLRDETDPNLSALYIDVYYTHGWIADKTVQAVQAQGWNVATEWSEKFERASLWSHWANDLDYGGATNKGLNSQIVRFIRNGEKDVWNNHPVLGQTALVDFEGWTGETDWNDFTANIWQRNLPAKYLQQQRITRWNGNDITFTGGVRGTVENGRRTFHENGRKVLDGETYLLPWDDGKKLYHYNKTGGTTSWAVPAGVGSYSVHKLTDNGRVKTATVRPVDGRITLDAVAGQPYVLYPDRAPAQPAPRWGQGTPVKDPGFNDAKLGAWTTAGTVARDTDAQGRNSAKLSGSATASVRQQITGLTPGARYTASALIEVEPGRTRPTTLSVAGRTVTVERSALDDRVAASDWNGTRFQRAKVTFTAPANGTTPLRIEAASGSTATVRIDDVRIVANAPATKAGAVAYEDFEAVDQGWGPFLKGDSGGTTDPRTHIAQLHAPYTQAGWNGKPIDDVIGGAESLKSHDENSGLVYRTAPWTVPMKDGNSYRVEYDYQSSHAGAYEWVTGYDRTTGNGPAVETRRIPVGQQRTTGHFSETVTAGCGDTWTGLRKRGDAPDGADFVLDSFTVTDLGPAAERAACGTLAVTAPETLEPGRANEITATFGNDEPAAITGAQAVLTLPEGWTAEPAAPVTLDTVAAGGSTTATWRVTPPEDAAYRPYALGAEVTYALGGGARKLTAATTVRTLPPPPTTDSWASDLDWTSATNGWGPVERDLSNGETGTGDGSPLRIGGVTYAKGLGSHAPARVRYYLGGRCTSLTAEVGVDDVQTSRGTVRFSVVADGTEKVTSPVLKATDTAWPLTADVTGASYVELVADDGGDGNGNDHADWGNARFHCGG
- a CDS encoding polysaccharide lyase 8 family protein, with translation MSVPAWSRRTFLITASVTAAALGLPLPTAHAAEPEGEFEALRLRWLDLQLGSGFDAGAEPYASKLAETGTLARAFRTSMTPAPTSLWPGVPFDPPAGVTQSYSRLWTMTQAYAQPGTGLTGDPTLLADVLTGLDHLSATVYRAGAPRYGNWWEWQIGSPRLLMDIVAALHPHLGAERIAAACAAVDHFVPDSVLTNYSGTSTGANRVDLCRSVALRGVLGAAPAKIALARDALSPVFPYVTQGDGLYADGSFVQHTWVAYSGTYGQVMLDGLGRLFSLLAGSTWAVTDPNRQIVLDSVEKAYAPLIYDGLMMDSVNGRAISRGLLRNDDRQILRSDHFHGQGVIAAMALLAGGASAAERDRWHARVKGWIQRDTVSPVLAARQFGVADLARLHAVAAAPVPAAPEPTGHRLFTAMDRAVHRRPGWAANIAMASNRISSYECGNGENPRGWHTGAGMLSWWTPEHGDQYTDWFWPTVDPYRLPGTTVSTKRLADRAGGEWGAPRPAVRWVGGATDGEYAAVGQHLKGLGSTLEARKSWFCAADAVICLGAGITATDGVPVETVVDNRLLGEGGTSDTEGRGGAAQAFTTGRGWAHLDGHGGWVFPDGASPEGTSSEGAGNLRTLLDDRTGAWSDINTTSSTERRTRRYRTLWLDHGTDPSDASYTYLLMPGASRYRIAARAADPDWLQVLDNSAERQAVAVPSLGLTAANFWQAGTVGRLTVSAPASVLVRRRRSVLDLRVAEPPRTGQPLELVWDGPVRRVLTHDPSVEVLGTGGSLRLRITPGTAGATHQCEVLV